A part of Dasypus novemcinctus isolate mDasNov1 chromosome 7, mDasNov1.1.hap2, whole genome shotgun sequence genomic DNA contains:
- the LOC101425079 gene encoding LOW QUALITY PROTEIN: transmembrane protein 169-like (The sequence of the model RefSeq protein was modified relative to this genomic sequence to represent the inferred CDS: substituted 1 base at 1 genomic stop codon), translating into MEEPARAEGQSQLPSPHHGCLRKVVAAPLALDGESTMGRRKKKKKESRPESIIIFRSESEKLDEEPVELEGGDQPKEEEGDDFLDYPVDDGMWNMPLESRYVTLTGTITXGKKKGQMVDIHVTLTEKELQELTKPKESSRETAPEGRKPCQMGADPGPHVVLWTLICLPVVFVLSFIVSFYYGTITWYNIFLVYNEERTFWHKISYCPCLILFYPVLIMAMASSLGLYAAVVQLSWSWGAWWQAARDMEKGFCGWLCSKLGLEDCSPYSIVELLKSDNISGNLSNKDPIQEVETSTV; encoded by the exons ATGGAAGAGCCAGCCAGAGCGGAAGGCCAGAGCCAGCTCCCGAGTCCCCATCATGGCTGTCTGAGGAAGGTAGTGGCTGCTCCGTTGGCCCTGGATGGGGAATCCACAATGGGTCgcaggaaaaagaagaagaaagagtccCGCCCAGAATCTATCATCATCTTCCGGTCAGAGAGCGAGAAATTGGATGAGGAGCCAGTGGAATTGGAAGGTGGAGATCAACctaaggaggaggagggagatgaTTTCCTAGACTACCCTGTGGATGATG GTATGTGGAACATGCCTTTGGAGAGCCGCTATGTCACATTAACTGGAACCATcacctgaggaaagaaaaaaggtcaGATGGTGGACATCCATGTCACATTGACAGAGAAGGAGCTGCAGGAATTGACGAAGCCTAAAGAGTCATCAAGGGAAACAGCACCAGAAGGAAGAAAGCCCTGCCAGATGGGAGCAGACCCAGGGCCCCATGTGGTCCTCTGGACACTGATCTGTCTGCCTGTGGTTTTTGTCCTCTCTTTCATTGTCTCTTTCTACTATGGTACTATCACCTGGTACAACATCTTCCTCGTGTACAATGAAGAGAGGACCTTCTGGCACAAGATCTCATATTGCCCTTGCCTCATCCTCTTCTATCCAGTGCTCATCATGGCCATGGCCTCTTCCCTAGGCCTCTATGCTGCTGTGGTCCAGCTGTCGTGGTCCTGGGGAGCATGGTGGCAAGCTGCTCGGGATATGGAGAAAGGCTTCTGTGGCTGGCTCTGCAGCAAGCTGGGTCTGGAGGACTGCTCTCCCTACAGCATCGTGGAGCTACTTAAATCTGACAATATCTCAGGCAATCTCTCCAACAAGGACCCCATTCAGGAAGTAGAAACCTCCACTGTCTAA